The genomic stretch GCCCAGTACTTGATCGCTCGCGGGCTCGCCCTGGATCACGAGAACCTGTGTGTGACGGGCGATCCCGACCAGTCCATCTACGGCTGGAGGGGCGCGAACATCCACAACATCCTGGAGTTCGAGGAGGACTTTTCAAAAACCAAGGTCATCCGACTGGAAAAAAACTACCGCTCAACGCCGCAGATCCTGGCCGCCGCCGACGCGGTGATTCGCCACAACCGCAATCGCAAGCACAAGAGACTCTGGACCGACAACAGCGGCGGACCACCCGTCCGAGTGATTGAGGCCGACACCGCCAATCAGGAGGCCGACCTTGTCGCCGAGGCCATCAGTGAGCATATCGCAGGCGGCGGCAAGTACGCCGACGTGGCGGTGTTCTATCGAACCAACGCTCTGTCACGATTGATCGAGGAGACCTTGCTGAAGCGGCACATCCCCTACCAGGTGGCCCGTGGTGTGTCATTCTTCCAGCGCAAGGAGATTAAGGACTCGCTGGCTTACCTGCGCCTGGCCGCTAACCCGAAAGATCGGGTTTCCTTTCTGCGAATCGTGAACGTGCCGCCCCGAGGCATCGGCGATACGACAATTGAACGCATCGTCAAGAAGGCCGATGAAACGGGGCTTTCTCCACTGGACGTGATGGCCGACCCGCGCGGGCTCAAGGTTTCCGCCCACACCGCGGAGCGCATGACATGGTTCGTAAAGCTGATCCATGAGATCGCCGGAATCGCCGCCGACGAGAGTGTCACGGCGGCCGTTCAGCACGCCATTCTGCACAGCGGGCTGCGGGCGGCGTGGAACCAGGCCAAGGACGATGACGCCGGCCGCAATGCGGACGAGCTCATCTCTGACGCCGCGGACTACGACCGCGATCACCCCCAGGGAGCATCGCTGGTCGACTGGCTTCAGCAGATCAGCTTGATGAGCGAGGTCGACTCCGTCAACCCGGAAATGGGAGCCGTGACCCTGATGACGCTCCACGCGGCCAAGGGGCTGGAATTCAACCGGGTGTTCATCATCGGAGTCGAAGACGGTCTGCTGCCTTACCGTCGCCAGGAGAACCGCGAGGCGGACGTGGAGGAAGAACGACGACTCTGCTTCGTGGGCATGACGCGGGCCCGCCGGTCGCTGACGTTGACGTGCGCGCGCTTCCGGAGTATCCGAGGCCGCGGAAGCCGAAGTGCCCGCTCCGTCTTCCTGACCGAATTGCCACGCGAGCAGGTCGAGTGGTTGGTTCTCCCCTCCGACCGTGGCACGGAAGTGAATCGCGGTTATGATGACCAAGCCGCCGAGGCGATGGCCGTCCGATACGATGACTGGCAACAGGGCCGGCTCGTTCGACATGAGGACTACGGCCTGGGGCAGATCCTATGGCTCCGCCCCGCCGCCAGAGGCGTGTGCGCAGGCATCAGATTTAAGAGAGATGGCAGCGAGCGGACCTTTGTCCTCGAACAAGCCGCCGCGAAGTTGCAGTTGTTGGAATACGACGATTCGGGATGGGACTCATGACAACAGAATCCACGCTCACACTGGACACGAAGCACGTGACGGACGAACGCCTCGGCGAGCACAGGCTTACCGAGGCCGACCTGCGGAGCCTGGCTCCCCGGGTGGCCGAGATCCTCAAGGAAATCGCCGCCGAGCGAGGCCGGGGCGACCATCGCTTCCGGGAACTGCCCCATGAGCGACCGCAGGTGGACGAGATCAAGAAAATCGTCGCCGAACGCCGCGACGCAATCGAGAACCTCATCGTACTGGGTATCGGCGGTTCGGCGCTGGGCAACATCGCTCTTCAAAGCGCCCTGAACCCGCTGACCTATAACCTGCTGCCCAAGACCGAGCGCCGCGGACCGCGATTGTTCGTGCTCGACAACGTCGACCCGGCATATTTCGAGGCCGTGATGCACTTCATCAATGAAGACGGCTGGGCCAATACCCTGGTTAACGTCATCAGCAAGTCCGGCGAGACGGCCGAGACCTCGGCCCAGTTTCTCATCGTCCGCGACCGGCTCAACAAAGCCCTGGGCGAGGCCGAAGCCAAAGAACATATCCTCGTGACCACCGATTCGTCCAAGGGCACGATGCGCAAGATCGTGGACGCCGAGGGATATCGTTCACTCATCGTGCCGGACGGCGTCGGCGGGCGGTTCAGCGTGCTCTCGCCGGTCGGTCTTCTCTCGGCGGCTTTCTGCGGCATTGATATCGATTCCTTGCTCGACGGGGCGGACGCCATGGACAAGACCGTCAGCAACCCCGACCCGATCAACAACCCCGCCGCGTTGATGGCCATGATCTACTACCTGTACGACCAGCGCGGCAAGAACATCCACGTGATGATGCCCTACAGCCAGCAGCTTCGCGACCTGGCCGACTGGTTCCGCCAGCTCTACGCCGAAAGCATGGGCAAGATCCGCCCGAGTGACGGCAAATGCGTAGGGCCGACGCCGATCAAGGCATTGGGCGTCACCGACCAGCACTCGCAGGTTCAGCTTTACCGTGAAGGCCCCAACGACAAGGTCTTCACTTTCCTCGAGGTCCAGGCCTTCGAGTGCGATTCGATCATCCCGCTGGCGTTCGAGGGTATCGAGGCGATGGAATACCTCGGCCGCAGCAAGAACGGCACGCTGGCCGGGCTGCTCGCCGCCGAGAAGCGGGCAACCGAGCTGGCCCTGCTGGTCAGCAAGCGGCCGTCGCTGACCGTGCGTTTCCCGGAGGTGAAAGCCCATACCGTCGGAGAGTTCATCTACATGTACGAGGCGATG from Phycisphaerae bacterium encodes the following:
- a CDS encoding UvrD-helicase domain-containing protein; protein product: MSVEHLLDGLTEPQKEAVTHAHGPLLVLAGPGSGKTRVITHRTAYLARTVTEPRHILALTFTNKAANEMAERIRHLAVEPGVTCCTFHSLCARLLRTYADRAGLNPNFSIFDQTDQTAAMKQAIVRCGMSAENYSPANMLEAVSQAKNDMVLPEDYAQYARDWSDRAIIPIYEAYQQILAEQNALDFDDLLLKTAYLLGEDAELRDQLQDRYRFVLVDEYQDTNHAQYLIARGLALDHENLCVTGDPDQSIYGWRGANIHNILEFEEDFSKTKVIRLEKNYRSTPQILAAADAVIRHNRNRKHKRLWTDNSGGPPVRVIEADTANQEADLVAEAISEHIAGGGKYADVAVFYRTNALSRLIEETLLKRHIPYQVARGVSFFQRKEIKDSLAYLRLAANPKDRVSFLRIVNVPPRGIGDTTIERIVKKADETGLSPLDVMADPRGLKVSAHTAERMTWFVKLIHEIAGIAADESVTAAVQHAILHSGLRAAWNQAKDDDAGRNADELISDAADYDRDHPQGASLVDWLQQISLMSEVDSVNPEMGAVTLMTLHAAKGLEFNRVFIIGVEDGLLPYRRQENREADVEEERRLCFVGMTRARRSLTLTCARFRSIRGRGSRSARSVFLTELPREQVEWLVLPSDRGTEVNRGYDDQAAEAMAVRYDDWQQGRLVRHEDYGLGQILWLRPAARGVCAGIRFKRDGSERTFVLEQAAAKLQLLEYDDSGWDS
- a CDS encoding glucose-6-phosphate isomerase, giving the protein MTTESTLTLDTKHVTDERLGEHRLTEADLRSLAPRVAEILKEIAAERGRGDHRFRELPHERPQVDEIKKIVAERRDAIENLIVLGIGGSALGNIALQSALNPLTYNLLPKTERRGPRLFVLDNVDPAYFEAVMHFINEDGWANTLVNVISKSGETAETSAQFLIVRDRLNKALGEAEAKEHILVTTDSSKGTMRKIVDAEGYRSLIVPDGVGGRFSVLSPVGLLSAAFCGIDIDSLLDGADAMDKTVSNPDPINNPAALMAMIYYLYDQRGKNIHVMMPYSQQLRDLADWFRQLYAESMGKIRPSDGKCVGPTPIKALGVTDQHSQVQLYREGPNDKVFTFLEVQAFECDSIIPLAFEGIEAMEYLGRSKNGTLAGLLAAEKRATELALLVSKRPSLTVRFPEVKAHTVGEFIYMYEAMIPIMGKLYDINPYDQPAVELGKVLTFHFMGRRGYEKPAIEL